The Oncorhynchus nerka isolate Pitt River linkage group LG9a, Oner_Uvic_2.0, whole genome shotgun sequence genome has a segment encoding these proteins:
- the LOC115134247 gene encoding tropomyosin alpha-1 chain-like isoform X2, producing MDAIKKKMQMLKLDKENALDRAEGAEGDKKAAEDKSKQLEDDLVALQKKLKGTEDELDKYSESLKDAQEKLEVAEKTATDAEADVASLNRRIQLVEEELDRAQERLATALTKLEEAEKAADESERGMKVIENRASKDEEKMELQDIQLKEAKHIAEEADRKYEEVARKLVIIESDLERTEERAELSEGKCSELEEELKTVTNNLKSLEAQAEKYSQKEDKYEEEIKVLTDKLKEAETRAEFAERSVAKLEKTIDDLEDELYAQKLKYKAISEELDNALNDMTSM from the exons ATGGATGCCATCAAGAAGAAGATGCAGATGCTCAAGCTCGACAAGGAGAATGCCTTGGACAGAGCTGAGGGAGCCGAGGGAGACAAGAAGGCAGCAGAGGACAAGAGCAAACAG CTCGAGGATGACTTGGTAGCTCTGCAGAAGAAGCTGAAGGGAACAGAGGATGAGTTGGACAAGTACTCTGAGTCTCTTAAGGATGCCCAGGAGAAACTTGAGGTGGCTGAGAAGACAGCCACGGAC gCTGAGGCCGATGTCGCTTCCCTTAACAGACGTATCCAGCTAGTTGAGGAGGAGTTGGATCGTGCTCAGGAGCGTCTGGCAACTGCCCTGACCAAGCTGGAGGAGGCTGAGAAGGCGGCTGACGAGTCCGAGAG AGGCATGAAGGTCATTGAGAACAGGGCCTCCAAGGATGAGGAGAAGATGGAGCTGCAGGATATCCAGCTGAAGGAGGCCAAGCACATCGCTGAGGAGGCTGACCGCAAATACGAGGAG GTTGCCCGTAAGCTGGTCATCATTGAGAGTGATCTGGAACGTACAGAAGAGCGCGCCGAGCTTTCAGAAGG CAAATGCTCTGAGCTTGAGGAAGAGTTGAAAACTGTGACCAACAACCTGAAGTCACTGGAGGCCCAGGCTGAGAAG TACTCACAGAAGGAGGACAAGTACGAGGAGGAGATCAAGGTCCTCACTGACAAGCTGAAGGAG gcTGAGACTCGTGCTGAGTTCGCTGAGAGATCAGTAGCCAAACTTGAGAAGACCATCGACGACTTGGAAG ATGAGTTGTATGCCCAGAAACTGAAGTACAAGGCAATCAGCGAGGAGCTGGACAACGCCCTCAACGACATGACTTCCATGTAA
- the lactb gene encoding serine beta-lactamase-like protein LACTB, mitochondrial isoform X2, translating to MSRLFYSPFKRFCVKCKDCPAVTARCYSSLLTPIRCPQLSKQQTFFVLQQQQRKCFGPSRLTSRFYSRSKFWIGGIGAGIVLALGLKYHTDIAELSCEEDFQHTGRYGAAIQVSRDLVQRIKDEVGAPGLVVGVSVDGSQVWCEGLGYADLENRVPCGPETVLRIASISKPLTTAAAARLWEEGKLDLDAPVQKYVPEFPQKQFEGEDVTITPRLILSHLSGIRHYEKDAKKVREDRAKAKRPLKLPGEEEKSLSENKPKTEDSSTKSKENKRAQKKKEFEQEEYYLKDSFESVIHALDLFKDDTLVFKPGTTFLYSTHAFTLLSAVVERAAGQHFLDHMMKMFRELGMLNTVPDENDPIIYNRSRFYHFNKKGRIVNCPYVDNSYKWAGGGFLSTVGDLLLFGNALLFSYQVANLKDCTDLLPGFLKPETAQALWAPVDKTEASWDKDGLYAQGWLVVEKEQKYGQCRRRRHYVSHTGGAVGASSVLLVLPRKTVQHPEGLTTALPQGIVVTIITNMQSVGLNSTALKIAHEFDKARG from the exons ATGTCGCGGTTATTTTACTCGCCATTCAAGCGGTTTTGTGTCAAGTGTAAAGATTGTCCTGCAGTGACCGCGCGCTGCTATTCATCTTTGTTGACTCCAATTCGGTGCCCCCAGCTGTCAAAACAACAGACCTTTTTCGTGTTACAACAGCAGCAGAGAAAATGTTTCGGACCTTCACGCCTAACTTCTCGGTTTTACTCAAGGTCAAAGTTTTGGATTGGGGGAATAGGTGCGGGCATTGTTTTAGCTTTGGGATTGAAATATCACACTGACATAGCTGAGCTCTCATGTGAAGAGGACTTCCAACATACTGGAAGATATGGTGCTGCCATTCAAGTTAGCAGAGACCTTGTTCAGCGGATAAAG GATGAGGTTGGAGCTCCAGGGCTGGTGGTCGGTGTGTCTGTGGATGGCTCTCAAGTCTGGTGCGAAG GACTTGGCTATGCTGACTTAGAGAACCGTGTGCCCTGTGGACCAGAGACAGTGCTGAGGATCGCCAGCATCAGTAAACCCCTAACTACAGCAGCAGCAGCCCGCCTGTGGGAGGAGGGGAAGCTTGACCTCGATGCCCCTGTCCAGAAATACGTCCCTGAGTTCCCCCAAAAACAGTTTGAGGGAGAAGAT GTGACAATAACTCCACGGTTGATTCTCTCTCACCTGAGTGGCATACGGCACTACGAGAAGGATGCCAAGAAAGTGAGGGAGGACAGGGCGAAGGCCAAACGACCTTTAAAACTGCCTGGTGAAGAGGAAAAGAGCTTGTCTGAAAACAAACCCAAGACCGAGGACAGCAGCACCAAGAGCAAGGAAAACAAACGGGCTCAGAAGAAAAAAGAGTTTGAGCAAGAAGAGTACTACCTGAAAGACAGCTTTGAAAGTGTCATTCATGCCTTGGACCTGTTCAAAGACGACACTCTCGTTTTCAAACCTG gcaccaccttcctgtactcAACCCACGCCTTCACCCTCCTCAGTGCCGTGGTGGAGAGAGCTGCTGGCCAGCACTTCCTGGATCACATGATGAAGATGTTCAGGGAACTGGGCATGCTCAACACTGTGCCAGATGAGAATGACCCCATTATCTATAACCGCTCAAG GTTTTATCATTTCAATAAGAAAGGACGCATAGTAAACTGCCCTTACGTGGATAACTCTTATAAATGGGCAGGAGGTGGCTTTCTCTCCACTGTGGGAGACCTGCTCCTGTTTGGGAATGCTCTGCTCTTCAGCTACCAAGTGGCCAACCTGAAGGACTGCACAGACCTCCTGCCTGGCTTCCTCAAACCAGAGACAGCCCAGGCTCTGTGGGCCCCTGTGGACAAGACAGAGGCCTCCTGGGATAAGGATGGGCTGTATGCACAGGGCTGGCTGGTGGTGGAGAAGGAGCAGAAGTATGGTCAGTGCAGGAGGCGCAGGCATTATGTCTCACACACAGGGGGCGCCGTGGGGGCCAGCAGTGTCCTGCTGGTTTTGCCCCGCAAGACAGTCCAGCATCCAGAAGGACTGACTACAGCCCTACCTCAGGGAATAGTGGTGACCATCATCACTAACATGCAGTCTGTGGGACTCAACAGCACAGCACTGAAAATCGCCCACGAGTTTGACAAAGCCAGAGGCTAA
- the LOC115134749 gene encoding pro-neuregulin-4, membrane-bound isoform-like: MMADHGDPCNELEVSYCMNGGKCFKISFMDTLTCLCSENYKGSRCEQYQLFTTAHDAGETGLVAAVVIIVLFILVVLVVVIYYTCKVWKDKPNNQQKGSEQQYWRVEPRV; encoded by the exons ATGATGGCAG ACCATGGTGACCCATGCAACGAGTTAGAGGTTTCTTACTGCATGAATGGAGGAAAATGCTTTAAAATTTCATTTATGGATACGCTTACTTGTCT CTGCAGTGAGAACTACAAAGGCAGTCGTTGTGAGCAGTACCAGCTGTTCACCACTGCACATGATGCAGGGGAGACAGGACTGGTCGCTGCTGTGGTCATCATTGTCCTTTTTATTCTAGTCGTGTTGGTAGTAGTAATCTACTACACCTGCAA GGTATGGAAGGACAAACCAAATAACCAGCAGAAAGGCAGTGAACAACAGTATTGGAGAGTAGAGCCCAGAGTATGA
- the LOC115134247 gene encoding tropomyosin alpha-1 chain-like isoform X1, translated as MDAIKKKMQMLKLDKENALDRAEGAEGDKKAAEDKSKQLEDDLVALQKKLKGTEDELDKYSESLKDAQEKLEVAEKTATDAEADVASLNRRIQLVEEELDRAQERLATALTKLEEAEKAADESERGMKVIENRASKDEEKMELQDIQLKEAKHIAEEADRKYEEVARKLVIIESDLERTEERAELSEGKCSELEEELKTVTNNLKSLEAQAEKYSQKEDKYEEEIKVLTDKLKEAETRAEFAERSVAKLEKTIDDLEDELYAQKLKYKAISEELDNALNDMTSI; from the exons ATGGATGCCATCAAGAAGAAGATGCAGATGCTCAAGCTCGACAAGGAGAATGCCTTGGACAGAGCTGAGGGAGCCGAGGGAGACAAGAAGGCAGCAGAGGACAAGAGCAAACAG CTCGAGGATGACTTGGTAGCTCTGCAGAAGAAGCTGAAGGGAACAGAGGATGAGTTGGACAAGTACTCTGAGTCTCTTAAGGATGCCCAGGAGAAACTTGAGGTGGCTGAGAAGACAGCCACGGAC gCTGAGGCCGATGTCGCTTCCCTTAACAGACGTATCCAGCTAGTTGAGGAGGAGTTGGATCGTGCTCAGGAGCGTCTGGCAACTGCCCTGACCAAGCTGGAGGAGGCTGAGAAGGCGGCTGACGAGTCCGAGAG AGGCATGAAGGTCATTGAGAACAGGGCCTCCAAGGATGAGGAGAAGATGGAGCTGCAGGATATCCAGCTGAAGGAGGCCAAGCACATCGCTGAGGAGGCTGACCGCAAATACGAGGAG GTTGCCCGTAAGCTGGTCATCATTGAGAGTGATCTGGAACGTACAGAAGAGCGCGCCGAGCTTTCAGAAGG CAAATGCTCTGAGCTTGAGGAAGAGTTGAAAACTGTGACCAACAACCTGAAGTCACTGGAGGCCCAGGCTGAGAAG TACTCACAGAAGGAGGACAAGTACGAGGAGGAGATCAAGGTCCTCACTGACAAGCTGAAGGAG gcTGAGACTCGTGCTGAGTTCGCTGAGAGATCAGTAGCCAAACTTGAGAAGACCATCGACGACTTGGAAG ATGAGTTGTATGCCCAGAAACTGAAGTACAAGGCAATCAGCGAGGAGCTGGACAACGCCCTCAACGACATGACTTCCAT ATAA
- the LOC115134247 gene encoding tropomyosin alpha-1 chain-like isoform X3 codes for MDAIKKKMQMLKLDKENALDRAEGAEGDKKAAEDKSKQLEDDLVALQKKLKGTEDELDKYSESLKDAQEKLEVAEKTATDAEADVASLNRRIQLVEEELDRAQERLATALTKLEEAEKAADESERGMKVIENRASKDEEKMELQDIQLKEAKHIAEEADRKYEEVARKLVIIESDLERTEERAELSEGKCSELEEELKTVTNNLKSLEAQAEKYSQKEDKYEEEIKVLTDKLKEAETRAEFAERSVAKLEKTIDDLEEKLAHAKEENLDMHQMLDQTLMELNNM; via the exons ATGGATGCCATCAAGAAGAAGATGCAGATGCTCAAGCTCGACAAGGAGAATGCCTTGGACAGAGCTGAGGGAGCCGAGGGAGACAAGAAGGCAGCAGAGGACAAGAGCAAACAG CTCGAGGATGACTTGGTAGCTCTGCAGAAGAAGCTGAAGGGAACAGAGGATGAGTTGGACAAGTACTCTGAGTCTCTTAAGGATGCCCAGGAGAAACTTGAGGTGGCTGAGAAGACAGCCACGGAC gCTGAGGCCGATGTCGCTTCCCTTAACAGACGTATCCAGCTAGTTGAGGAGGAGTTGGATCGTGCTCAGGAGCGTCTGGCAACTGCCCTGACCAAGCTGGAGGAGGCTGAGAAGGCGGCTGACGAGTCCGAGAG AGGCATGAAGGTCATTGAGAACAGGGCCTCCAAGGATGAGGAGAAGATGGAGCTGCAGGATATCCAGCTGAAGGAGGCCAAGCACATCGCTGAGGAGGCTGACCGCAAATACGAGGAG GTTGCCCGTAAGCTGGTCATCATTGAGAGTGATCTGGAACGTACAGAAGAGCGCGCCGAGCTTTCAGAAGG CAAATGCTCTGAGCTTGAGGAAGAGTTGAAAACTGTGACCAACAACCTGAAGTCACTGGAGGCCCAGGCTGAGAAG TACTCACAGAAGGAGGACAAGTACGAGGAGGAGATCAAGGTCCTCACTGACAAGCTGAAGGAG gcTGAGACTCGTGCTGAGTTCGCTGAGAGATCAGTAGCCAAACTTGAGAAGACCATCGACGACTTGGAAG AGAAACTGGCACATGCTAAAGAAGAGAACCTCGATATGCACCAGATGCTGGACCAGACTCTAATGGAACTAAATAACATGTGA
- the lactb gene encoding serine beta-lactamase-like protein LACTB, mitochondrial isoform X1 gives MSRLFYSPFKRFCVKCKDCPAVTARCYSSLLTPIRCPQLSKQQTFFVLQQQQRKCFGPSRLTSRFYSRSKFWIGGIGAGIVLALGLKYHTDIAELSCEEDFQHTGRYGAAIQVSRDLVQRIKVQDEVGAPGLVVGVSVDGSQVWCEGLGYADLENRVPCGPETVLRIASISKPLTTAAAARLWEEGKLDLDAPVQKYVPEFPQKQFEGEDVTITPRLILSHLSGIRHYEKDAKKVREDRAKAKRPLKLPGEEEKSLSENKPKTEDSSTKSKENKRAQKKKEFEQEEYYLKDSFESVIHALDLFKDDTLVFKPGTTFLYSTHAFTLLSAVVERAAGQHFLDHMMKMFRELGMLNTVPDENDPIIYNRSRFYHFNKKGRIVNCPYVDNSYKWAGGGFLSTVGDLLLFGNALLFSYQVANLKDCTDLLPGFLKPETAQALWAPVDKTEASWDKDGLYAQGWLVVEKEQKYGQCRRRRHYVSHTGGAVGASSVLLVLPRKTVQHPEGLTTALPQGIVVTIITNMQSVGLNSTALKIAHEFDKARG, from the exons ATGTCGCGGTTATTTTACTCGCCATTCAAGCGGTTTTGTGTCAAGTGTAAAGATTGTCCTGCAGTGACCGCGCGCTGCTATTCATCTTTGTTGACTCCAATTCGGTGCCCCCAGCTGTCAAAACAACAGACCTTTTTCGTGTTACAACAGCAGCAGAGAAAATGTTTCGGACCTTCACGCCTAACTTCTCGGTTTTACTCAAGGTCAAAGTTTTGGATTGGGGGAATAGGTGCGGGCATTGTTTTAGCTTTGGGATTGAAATATCACACTGACATAGCTGAGCTCTCATGTGAAGAGGACTTCCAACATACTGGAAGATATGGTGCTGCCATTCAAGTTAGCAGAGACCTTGTTCAGCGGATAAAGGTACAG GATGAGGTTGGAGCTCCAGGGCTGGTGGTCGGTGTGTCTGTGGATGGCTCTCAAGTCTGGTGCGAAG GACTTGGCTATGCTGACTTAGAGAACCGTGTGCCCTGTGGACCAGAGACAGTGCTGAGGATCGCCAGCATCAGTAAACCCCTAACTACAGCAGCAGCAGCCCGCCTGTGGGAGGAGGGGAAGCTTGACCTCGATGCCCCTGTCCAGAAATACGTCCCTGAGTTCCCCCAAAAACAGTTTGAGGGAGAAGAT GTGACAATAACTCCACGGTTGATTCTCTCTCACCTGAGTGGCATACGGCACTACGAGAAGGATGCCAAGAAAGTGAGGGAGGACAGGGCGAAGGCCAAACGACCTTTAAAACTGCCTGGTGAAGAGGAAAAGAGCTTGTCTGAAAACAAACCCAAGACCGAGGACAGCAGCACCAAGAGCAAGGAAAACAAACGGGCTCAGAAGAAAAAAGAGTTTGAGCAAGAAGAGTACTACCTGAAAGACAGCTTTGAAAGTGTCATTCATGCCTTGGACCTGTTCAAAGACGACACTCTCGTTTTCAAACCTG gcaccaccttcctgtactcAACCCACGCCTTCACCCTCCTCAGTGCCGTGGTGGAGAGAGCTGCTGGCCAGCACTTCCTGGATCACATGATGAAGATGTTCAGGGAACTGGGCATGCTCAACACTGTGCCAGATGAGAATGACCCCATTATCTATAACCGCTCAAG GTTTTATCATTTCAATAAGAAAGGACGCATAGTAAACTGCCCTTACGTGGATAACTCTTATAAATGGGCAGGAGGTGGCTTTCTCTCCACTGTGGGAGACCTGCTCCTGTTTGGGAATGCTCTGCTCTTCAGCTACCAAGTGGCCAACCTGAAGGACTGCACAGACCTCCTGCCTGGCTTCCTCAAACCAGAGACAGCCCAGGCTCTGTGGGCCCCTGTGGACAAGACAGAGGCCTCCTGGGATAAGGATGGGCTGTATGCACAGGGCTGGCTGGTGGTGGAGAAGGAGCAGAAGTATGGTCAGTGCAGGAGGCGCAGGCATTATGTCTCACACACAGGGGGCGCCGTGGGGGCCAGCAGTGTCCTGCTGGTTTTGCCCCGCAAGACAGTCCAGCATCCAGAAGGACTGACTACAGCCCTACCTCAGGGAATAGTGGTGACCATCATCACTAACATGCAGTCTGTGGGACTCAACAGCACAGCACTGAAAATCGCCCACGAGTTTGACAAAGCCAGAGGCTAA
- the LOC115134247 gene encoding tropomyosin alpha-1 chain-like isoform X4, whose amino-acid sequence MDAIKKKMQMLKLDKENALDRAEGAEGDKKAAEDKSKQLEDEISELEKKLRITEDERDKVLDEFQAAEEKFLNAEEVATKAEADVASLNRRIQLVEEELDRAQERLATALTKLEEAEKAADESERGMKVIENRASKDEEKMELQDIQLKEAKHIAEEADRKYEEVARKLVIIESDLERTEERAELSEGKCSELEEELKTVTNNLKSLEAQAEKYSQKEDKYEEEIKVLTDKLKEAETRAEFAERSVAKLEKTIDDLEDELYAQKLKYKAISEELDNALNDMTSI is encoded by the exons ATGGATGCCATCAAGAAGAAGATGCAGATGCTCAAGCTCGACAAGGAGAATGCCTTGGACAGAGCTGAGGGAGCCGAGGGAGACAAGAAGGCAGCAGAGGACAAGAGCAAACAG TTAGAGGATGAAATAAGTGAATTGGAAAAGAAATTACGGATCACCGAAGATGAACGTGATAAAGTGCTTGATGAGTTCCAAGCCGCCGAGGAAAAGTTTCTGAACGCCGAGGAGGTGGCCACCAAG gCTGAGGCCGATGTCGCTTCCCTTAACAGACGTATCCAGCTAGTTGAGGAGGAGTTGGATCGTGCTCAGGAGCGTCTGGCAACTGCCCTGACCAAGCTGGAGGAGGCTGAGAAGGCGGCTGACGAGTCCGAGAG AGGCATGAAGGTCATTGAGAACAGGGCCTCCAAGGATGAGGAGAAGATGGAGCTGCAGGATATCCAGCTGAAGGAGGCCAAGCACATCGCTGAGGAGGCTGACCGCAAATACGAGGAG GTTGCCCGTAAGCTGGTCATCATTGAGAGTGATCTGGAACGTACAGAAGAGCGCGCCGAGCTTTCAGAAGG CAAATGCTCTGAGCTTGAGGAAGAGTTGAAAACTGTGACCAACAACCTGAAGTCACTGGAGGCCCAGGCTGAGAAG TACTCACAGAAGGAGGACAAGTACGAGGAGGAGATCAAGGTCCTCACTGACAAGCTGAAGGAG gcTGAGACTCGTGCTGAGTTCGCTGAGAGATCAGTAGCCAAACTTGAGAAGACCATCGACGACTTGGAAG ATGAGTTGTATGCCCAGAAACTGAAGTACAAGGCAATCAGCGAGGAGCTGGACAACGCCCTCAACGACATGACTTCCAT ATAA
- the LOC115134247 gene encoding tropomyosin alpha-1 chain-like isoform X5, with translation MDAIKKKMQMLKLDKENALDRAEGAEGDKKAAEDKSKQLEDEISELEKKLRITEDERDKVLDEFQAAEEKFLNAEEVATKAEADVASLNRRIQLVEEELDRAQERLATALTKLEEAEKAADESERGMKVIENRASKDEEKMELQDIQLKEAKHIAEEADRKYEEVARKLVIIESDLERTEERAELSEGKCSELEEELKTVTNNLKSLEAQAEKYSQKEDKYEEEIKVLTDKLKEAETRAEFAERSVAKLEKTIDDLEEKLAHAKEENLDMHQMLDQTLMELNNM, from the exons ATGGATGCCATCAAGAAGAAGATGCAGATGCTCAAGCTCGACAAGGAGAATGCCTTGGACAGAGCTGAGGGAGCCGAGGGAGACAAGAAGGCAGCAGAGGACAAGAGCAAACAG TTAGAGGATGAAATAAGTGAATTGGAAAAGAAATTACGGATCACCGAAGATGAACGTGATAAAGTGCTTGATGAGTTCCAAGCCGCCGAGGAAAAGTTTCTGAACGCCGAGGAGGTGGCCACCAAG gCTGAGGCCGATGTCGCTTCCCTTAACAGACGTATCCAGCTAGTTGAGGAGGAGTTGGATCGTGCTCAGGAGCGTCTGGCAACTGCCCTGACCAAGCTGGAGGAGGCTGAGAAGGCGGCTGACGAGTCCGAGAG AGGCATGAAGGTCATTGAGAACAGGGCCTCCAAGGATGAGGAGAAGATGGAGCTGCAGGATATCCAGCTGAAGGAGGCCAAGCACATCGCTGAGGAGGCTGACCGCAAATACGAGGAG GTTGCCCGTAAGCTGGTCATCATTGAGAGTGATCTGGAACGTACAGAAGAGCGCGCCGAGCTTTCAGAAGG CAAATGCTCTGAGCTTGAGGAAGAGTTGAAAACTGTGACCAACAACCTGAAGTCACTGGAGGCCCAGGCTGAGAAG TACTCACAGAAGGAGGACAAGTACGAGGAGGAGATCAAGGTCCTCACTGACAAGCTGAAGGAG gcTGAGACTCGTGCTGAGTTCGCTGAGAGATCAGTAGCCAAACTTGAGAAGACCATCGACGACTTGGAAG AGAAACTGGCACATGCTAAAGAAGAGAACCTCGATATGCACCAGATGCTGGACCAGACTCTAATGGAACTAAATAACATGTGA